One window from the genome of Salvia splendens isolate huo1 chromosome 9, SspV2, whole genome shotgun sequence encodes:
- the LOC121746837 gene encoding nudix hydrolase 23, chloroplastic-like: protein MMKTIQILGSSSSSSGCFSLPHRLKRPHSNFNLISRNPILAAVLKSPKSHFCAFQIRKGRFFRAFQMSQTHSESTPDGGSSPPSSSTSTAVHSAGFTRKINFCQLCGGPTKHEVPDGEEKIRAICTRCGKIAYENPKMVVGCLIEHENKILLCKRNIQPSHGLWTLPAGYMEIGESAAEGAIRETWEEANAEVEILSPFAQLDIPLIGQTYVIFLAKLKRPHFSPGPESSECKLFAFEDIPFNSLAFSSMLVTLNLYMEDKKMGRAKFHYGIINKRPGTSPSEIREYTLDSHMRC, encoded by the exons ATGATGAAAACCATACAAATTCTTggttcttcatcttcttcatctggaTGTTTTTCTCTACCCCACAGATTAAAAAGGCCCCATTCGAATTTCAATTTGATTTCAAGAAATCCCATTTTAGCAGCGGTTTTGAAATCCCCCAAATCACACTTTTGCGCTTTCCAAATTCGAAAAGGTCGCTTTTTTAGAGCTTTTCAAATGTCGCAAACTCATTCCGAGTCGACCCCAGATGGGGGGTCATCACCCCCTTCATCCTCAACGTCTACTGCAGTTCACTCAGCT GGCTTTACTAGGAAGATCAATTTCTGCCAATTGTGCGGTGGCCCAACCAAGCACGAGGTGCCTGATGGAGAGGAAAAGATAAGAGCTATCTGCACACGGTGTGGGAAAATTGCTTATGAGAATCCCAAAATG GTTGTGGGTTGCCTCATTGAGCATGAAAACAAGATACTGTTGTGTAAACGGAATATTCAACCGTCTCATGGCCTCTG GACTCTTCCCGCTGGTTACATGGAGATTGGGGAGTCTGCCGCTGAAGGGGCAATTAGGGAAACGTGGGAGGAGGCGAATGCAGAAGTCGAGATCCTTTCACCGTTCGCCCAGCTGGACATCCCCCTTATTGGCCAG ACTTATGTTATATTCCTGGCGAAGTTGAAGAGACCTCACTTCTCACCGGGTCCAGAGTCATCCGAATGCAAGCTTTTCGCATTTGAGGATATTCCATTCAATTCACTGGCATTTTCTTCGATGCTGGTCACCTTAAACTTG TACATGGAAGATAAGAAAATGGGCCGAGCCAAGTTTCACTACGGCATCATAAACAAACG GCCTGGTACGAGCCCGTCTGAGATCCGTGAGTACACTCTGGATAGCCATATGAGGTGTTGA